The proteins below come from a single uncultured delta proteobacterium genomic window:
- a CDS encoding putative 3-hydroxyisobutyrate dehydrogenase (Evidence 3 : Function proposed based on presence of conserved amino acid motif, structural feature or limited homology): MSTLGLLGFGEAGYYIGKGLVQEGCAGLAAYDAALGTDGPYRQTVLDRARDAGVATRSSVAELVASSDIILCLVPSQHNEAAAMSVLPHAGSKTLYVDATSSSPLLKERLAKAFKDKGVRYVDAAIMSAVPADGHRVPMNCSGDGAVAFADAMRPYGMRITILDGDPGLASRIKLARSVFMKGFEALCIEAFLFAKTVGLEKEIMESVSASFGKEPVETMMTRMMCTGAIHAGRRAHEAEEARDLMEAVGIVPTVTNGAIDRLKRMEALGLKEELGGLPPKDMPALYGLWEKKKFV, from the coding sequence ATGAGCACATTGGGCCTGCTCGGTTTCGGCGAAGCGGGATATTACATAGGAAAGGGTCTGGTACAGGAAGGGTGCGCGGGGCTTGCGGCCTATGATGCGGCCCTCGGCACGGACGGCCCTTACAGGCAAACCGTACTTGACCGCGCCCGGGATGCCGGGGTGGCTACGCGTTCCTCCGTCGCGGAACTGGTTGCATCCAGTGACATCATTCTATGCCTTGTCCCGTCGCAGCATAATGAGGCCGCCGCCATGAGCGTGCTTCCCCATGCCGGTTCCAAAACGTTGTATGTCGACGCCACGTCGTCCAGCCCCCTGTTGAAGGAGCGCCTCGCCAAGGCCTTCAAGGACAAGGGCGTCCGTTACGTGGATGCCGCCATCATGTCCGCCGTCCCGGCGGACGGACACAGAGTGCCCATGAATTGTTCCGGCGACGGCGCGGTCGCGTTTGCCGACGCCATGCGGCCTTACGGCATGCGCATTACCATTCTTGACGGCGACCCCGGCCTGGCTTCCAGGATCAAGCTCGCCCGGAGCGTGTTCATGAAGGGTTTCGAGGCCTTGTGCATCGAAGCGTTCCTCTTCGCCAAAACCGTCGGGCTTGAAAAAGAGATAATGGAATCCGTCTCCGCTTCCTTCGGCAAGGAACCCGTGGAAACCATGATGACCCGCATGATGTGTACCGGCGCCATTCACGCCGGCCGCCGGGCGCACGAAGCGGAAGAAGCCAGGGATCTCATGGAGGCCGTGGGCATCGTCCCGACCGTGACCAATGGCGCCATTGACCGTTTGAAGCGCATGGAAGCGCTTGGCCTTAAAGAAGAGCTCGGCGGCCTGCCGCCCAAGGATATGCCCGCGCTCTACGGCCTTTGGGAAAAAAAGAAGTTTGTCTGA
- a CDS encoding putative Sigma54 specific transcriptional regulator, Fis family (Evidence 3 : Function proposed based on presence of conserved amino acid motif, structural feature or limited homology) — protein sequence MPTIAVLAPSETIGQRALAMADQLKPFTMAVYEGNNEKVEESAAQAVSDGAAVVVARGAAAAMVMRTMPDIPVVSIPVSGQDLVKALDEAKRLTGRERPRIGLMTFPAILADMEYLADLLNIDLHVYHLQEGGNSHDRIRKAKRDGVDIVIAGNTTGRLVRQHGLLTVFLDSGDISLSMALLEARRVAQVRVMEQVNVQKFRTILEVSRDGALLLNPDGQIEMANQAALNILQLGANPMGTDAAAIFSPEILSEVLSNGKAVLDEVVSFAGNTILVSITPLRAEGSITGAIASLQKTEAISALGAKIRKSLMAKGMLSQYTFASIQGASPQIRRAVSLARKYAATDNAVLIVGETGTGKELFAQAIHDASQHRHGPFVAVNCAALPPTLLESELFGYEEGAFTGARRQGKPGLFELANGGTIFLDEISEMDHYGQTRLLRVLQERSSLRLGADKYTALNARVIAASNRDLYEYALAGKFREDLLYRLNTLTLSIPPLREREGDIVHLARLFAREHAPLANGHPLALPPALLERLLRHPWPGNIRELSSVIERLALLAEDGHVDMNTLEEALRPTPILSGKAPSTAIPAAGQAETAFRPDAPGDERQTIVEALEAAGGNQIQAARLLGIHRGTLHRKMRKYAIRRAII from the coding sequence ATGCCCACCATCGCCGTCTTGGCGCCCAGCGAAACCATCGGGCAACGGGCGCTTGCCATGGCTGACCAGCTGAAACCGTTCACCATGGCCGTATATGAAGGGAACAACGAGAAGGTGGAGGAATCCGCGGCACAGGCCGTCAGTGACGGAGCCGCCGTTGTTGTCGCCCGCGGGGCCGCCGCCGCCATGGTCATGCGCACAATGCCGGATATCCCGGTAGTCTCGATACCGGTCAGCGGCCAGGATCTGGTCAAGGCTCTGGATGAAGCGAAGCGCCTGACGGGCCGCGAGCGCCCGCGCATCGGCCTGATGACCTTTCCCGCCATTCTCGCGGATATGGAATACCTCGCGGACCTCCTGAATATCGATTTGCATGTCTACCACCTTCAGGAAGGCGGCAACAGCCACGACCGCATCCGCAAGGCCAAGCGCGACGGCGTGGATATCGTGATCGCGGGGAACACGACCGGGAGGCTTGTCCGCCAGCACGGACTTTTAACGGTGTTCCTGGATTCCGGCGACATATCCCTGAGTATGGCCCTGCTGGAGGCCCGGCGCGTTGCCCAGGTCCGGGTGATGGAACAGGTCAACGTGCAAAAATTCCGCACCATCCTTGAGGTCTCCCGCGACGGGGCGCTGTTGCTGAATCCCGACGGCCAGATAGAAATGGCCAACCAGGCCGCCCTGAACATTCTGCAACTCGGCGCCAACCCCATGGGAACGGATGCCGCCGCCATATTTTCCCCGGAAATTCTCAGCGAGGTTCTGTCCAACGGCAAAGCCGTCCTGGACGAGGTGGTCAGCTTTGCCGGCAACACCATCCTCGTCAGCATCACGCCCCTGCGCGCGGAAGGCTCCATCACGGGGGCAATAGCGTCACTGCAGAAGACGGAAGCCATCTCCGCCCTGGGGGCAAAAATCCGCAAAAGCCTCATGGCCAAAGGCATGCTCAGCCAATACACCTTCGCGAGCATCCAGGGAGCTTCCCCCCAGATCAGGCGGGCCGTTTCCCTGGCCCGCAAGTATGCCGCCACGGACAATGCGGTGCTGATCGTCGGCGAAACGGGAACCGGAAAAGAACTGTTCGCCCAGGCCATCCACGACGCCAGCCAGCACCGTCACGGCCCCTTTGTCGCTGTTAACTGCGCCGCCCTGCCCCCGACGCTGCTGGAGTCCGAACTGTTCGGTTACGAGGAGGGCGCCTTCACGGGCGCCAGACGACAAGGAAAACCCGGGCTGTTTGAACTGGCCAACGGAGGCACCATCTTTCTGGATGAAATTTCGGAAATGGATCACTACGGGCAGACGCGCCTTTTGCGCGTGTTGCAGGAACGGAGCAGCCTGCGCCTCGGCGCGGACAAGTACACCGCCCTCAACGCCAGGGTCATTGCCGCCTCCAACCGCGACCTGTATGAGTATGCGCTGGCCGGAAAATTCCGGGAAGACCTGCTTTACAGGCTGAACACATTAACGCTGTCCATACCGCCCCTGCGCGAGCGCGAAGGCGACATTGTCCACCTGGCGCGGCTGTTCGCCAGGGAACACGCCCCCCTGGCCAACGGCCATCCCCTCGCCCTGCCCCCGGCCCTGCTGGAGCGCCTGCTCCGCCATCCCTGGCCGGGGAATATCCGGGAACTCTCCTCGGTGATCGAAAGACTGGCCCTTCTGGCGGAAGACGGCCATGTGGACATGAACACACTCGAAGAGGCGCTCAGGCCGACGCCGATCCTTTCCGGAAAGGCGCCATCCACAGCCATACCGGCCGCCGGGCAGGCGGAAACGGCGTTCCGGCCCGACGCGCCGGGCGATGAACGCCAAACCATTGTGGAAGCCCTCGAGGCCGCAGGCGGCAACCAGATACAGGCAGCGCGCCTGCTGGGCATCCATCGCGGAACCCTGCACCGCAAAATGCGCAAGTACGCGATACGCCGGGCCATCATATAA
- a CDS encoding conserved hypothetical protein (Evidence 4 : Homologs of previously reported genes of unknown function) — MSTLHTLLRQCQLPALVPVIRRYTDDGIKDIAKAVHDTMDSSGIAARLPKGASVAVGVGSRGLARLPELVAATISWFKAQGAAPFIIPTMGSHGGATAEGQIGVLEKLGVTEESAGAPIKATMDVVQLGQLEDGFPVYMDAYAAEADRIFFIARVKPHTGFSGKHESGLIKMITIGFGKQRGADSCHTLGFGHFNRLVPAMAGVCLEAKPGILGGLATVENAYDEPCVVRAVPRERLLEEDAELIIYARSRMPSIPAKDIDVLIVDHIGKNISGSGMDPNITGKHASQYTSGGPNTSRIVALDLYDASYGNASGVGAGDVISKRLFDKIDFDAMYTNSMTSTLLSGVLIPVIMPTDEMAVRYGIKTCNAGSRPLKVVRIKDTLTMDRLLLSPALLDGAAKTGDCSVAGDEIPFSFDADGMLTNFDIWDHFPGL, encoded by the coding sequence ATGTCCACCCTGCACACGCTGTTGCGGCAATGCCAGTTGCCCGCTCTCGTTCCCGTCATCCGCCGGTATACGGACGACGGCATCAAGGATATCGCCAAAGCCGTCCACGACACGATGGACAGCTCAGGCATAGCGGCCAGGCTTCCCAAGGGGGCATCCGTCGCCGTCGGCGTCGGCTCCCGGGGGCTCGCCCGGCTTCCCGAACTGGTCGCCGCGACAATCTCCTGGTTCAAGGCCCAAGGCGCGGCCCCTTTCATCATCCCGACCATGGGCAGCCACGGCGGCGCCACCGCCGAGGGGCAAATCGGCGTGCTGGAAAAACTCGGCGTTACCGAGGAAAGCGCCGGGGCGCCGATCAAGGCGACCATGGACGTGGTGCAGCTGGGGCAGCTGGAAGACGGTTTCCCGGTTTACATGGATGCATACGCGGCCGAGGCCGACAGGATATTTTTCATAGCCAGGGTAAAGCCCCATACGGGCTTTAGCGGCAAACACGAAAGCGGCCTGATCAAAATGATAACCATCGGCTTCGGCAAGCAGCGCGGGGCGGATAGTTGCCACACGCTGGGGTTCGGGCATTTCAACCGTCTCGTACCCGCCATGGCCGGTGTTTGCCTTGAAGCCAAACCGGGCATTCTTGGCGGCCTCGCCACGGTGGAAAACGCGTATGACGAACCCTGCGTCGTGCGGGCCGTCCCCCGGGAGCGGCTGCTGGAAGAGGACGCGGAACTGATCATTTATGCGCGCTCACGCATGCCGTCCATCCCGGCAAAGGATATCGACGTCTTGATCGTGGACCACATCGGGAAAAATATTTCCGGATCCGGCATGGACCCGAACATCACCGGCAAGCACGCGTCCCAATATACATCGGGCGGCCCCAACACTTCCCGGATCGTCGCCCTCGACCTGTACGATGCATCCTACGGCAACGCGTCCGGCGTGGGCGCCGGGGATGTTATTTCCAAACGGCTTTTCGACAAGATCGACTTTGACGCCATGTACACCAACTCCATGACCAGCACGCTCCTCTCCGGGGTGTTGATCCCGGTAATCATGCCCACGGACGAGATGGCCGTCCGGTACGGCATAAAGACCTGCAACGCCGGGTCGAGGCCCCTGAAGGTGGTACGCATCAAAGACACCCTGACCATGGACAGGCTGCTTCTCTCCCCCGCCCTGCTGGACGGCGCGGCAAAAACCGGAGACTGCTCCGTGGCCGGGGACGAAATTCCCTTCTCCTTTGACGCCGACGGCATGCTGACGAATTTTGACATCTGGGACCATTTTCCCGGCCTTTGA
- a CDS encoding 2,4-dihydroxyhept-2-ene-1,7-dioic acid aldolase has translation MMKDNKLRRLLNEKHPSVATRIWTTQPFFTECLGASGNFDYMEFVAEYTPFDQRDLETLAMAAELHNMGSMIKIDFQNRGYVAQKAVAAGFQAVLFTDCRNADEVRESITMVKPETAQDGGSFGYPIRRFIGYQPRIPQLDHAARLRDVVIAFMVEKHMAMENIEAICAVPGVDMLQFGGSDYSLSRGWNAKDHPDEVKEAQKKMIEVALKHGVQPRCEIQSVNDAQYYIGLGVRHFCLGDQFVQMQTFWSQEGGAMRKVADSLKE, from the coding sequence ATGATGAAAGACAACAAGCTCCGCCGGCTGCTCAACGAAAAACACCCCTCGGTTGCCACGCGCATATGGACTACCCAGCCGTTTTTTACGGAATGCCTTGGAGCGAGCGGAAACTTTGATTACATGGAGTTTGTGGCCGAATACACACCTTTTGACCAACGCGACCTGGAAACCCTCGCCATGGCGGCCGAGCTGCACAATATGGGCAGCATGATTAAAATTGATTTTCAAAACAGAGGGTATGTGGCGCAGAAAGCTGTCGCCGCCGGGTTCCAGGCAGTGCTGTTTACCGACTGCCGGAACGCCGACGAGGTGCGCGAATCCATAACGATGGTAAAACCTGAAACCGCGCAGGACGGCGGCAGCTTCGGCTATCCCATCCGCCGGTTCATCGGATACCAGCCCCGGATTCCGCAATTGGACCATGCCGCGCGCCTGCGTGATGTCGTGATCGCGTTCATGGTTGAGAAACATATGGCAATGGAGAACATTGAAGCCATCTGCGCCGTGCCGGGCGTGGACATGCTCCAATTCGGCGGTTCCGACTACAGTTTAAGCCGTGGATGGAACGCCAAAGACCACCCGGATGAAGTAAAAGAAGCCCAAAAAAAGATGATCGAAGTTGCCCTGAAGCATGGGGTGCAACCGCGTTGTGAAATACAGAGCGTCAATGACGCGCAGTATTACATCGGCTTGGGGGTAAGGCACTTCTGCCTGGGCGACCAGTTCGTGCAGATGCAGACGTTCTGGTCCCAGGAAGGCGGCGCCATGCGCAAAGTTGCGGACAGCCTTAAGGAGTGA
- a CDS encoding putative MR-MLE-family protein (Evidence 3 : Function proposed based on presence of conserved amino acid motif, structural feature or limited homology): MKITSVEIFDCNVRSKDSSLNYFNPVLMRVNTDEGISGIGEAGLAYGSGSNAAVGILKDLCPRLIGKDPMNIEAIWENYFRGTFWGMSGGPIFYAGMSAIDIALWDIKGKKLGAPIYQLIGGKTNEKLRTYASQLQFGWGPDQTALFDPKDYAEAARKAVAEGFDCIKVDPIQFYGTTPEENSLSNPKQSYYGLLLAEDIKRAYGRLKAMREAVGPDVDIILEVHSLMGTNAAIQLARAVQDLNIFYYEEPVHPMNSSAFARVTNNVTMPVSTGERSYTRWGYRDLFEKQAVAVIQPDACLAGGITETKKICDYANLYDATVQVHVCGGPVSTAASLHIETAIPNFIIHEHHTIALKQRIIELCKYNYQPENGYFKVPELPGLGQELNDAIVKEYLACTIK, encoded by the coding sequence ATGAAGATCACGAGCGTAGAGATATTCGATTGCAACGTGCGCAGCAAAGACTCCTCCCTGAACTACTTCAACCCGGTGCTCATGCGGGTCAATACCGACGAAGGCATTTCCGGCATCGGCGAAGCCGGCCTGGCCTATGGCTCCGGCTCCAACGCGGCCGTCGGCATCCTTAAAGATCTTTGCCCCCGTCTTATCGGAAAAGATCCCATGAATATTGAAGCCATATGGGAGAACTACTTTCGCGGCACGTTCTGGGGAATGAGCGGGGGCCCGATCTTCTACGCCGGAATGAGCGCCATTGACATAGCCCTTTGGGATATCAAGGGCAAAAAACTCGGCGCGCCGATCTATCAACTCATCGGCGGCAAGACCAATGAAAAGCTGCGCACGTACGCCAGCCAGCTTCAATTCGGGTGGGGGCCGGACCAAACCGCGCTGTTTGACCCCAAAGACTACGCCGAAGCCGCCAGGAAAGCGGTTGCCGAAGGTTTTGACTGCATCAAGGTAGACCCCATCCAGTTCTACGGCACCACGCCGGAAGAGAACTCCCTCAGCAACCCCAAGCAGAGCTACTACGGCCTCCTTCTGGCCGAGGACATCAAGCGCGCCTACGGCAGGCTGAAAGCCATGCGCGAAGCGGTTGGCCCGGATGTGGACATCATCCTGGAGGTCCACTCCCTCATGGGCACGAACGCCGCCATTCAACTGGCAAGGGCCGTTCAGGATCTCAACATCTTCTATTACGAAGAGCCGGTACACCCGATGAACAGCAGCGCCTTCGCGCGGGTTACAAACAACGTGACCATGCCGGTATCCACCGGCGAACGCAGCTACACCCGCTGGGGATACCGGGATCTGTTTGAAAAGCAGGCCGTGGCGGTCATTCAGCCTGACGCCTGCCTTGCCGGCGGCATCACCGAGACAAAAAAAATATGTGATTACGCCAACCTGTATGACGCGACCGTGCAAGTCCACGTGTGCGGCGGGCCTGTTTCCACGGCGGCCTCCCTGCATATCGAAACGGCTATTCCGAACTTCATCATTCACGAGCACCACACCATCGCGCTGAAGCAGCGCATCATTGAACTGTGCAAATACAATTACCAGCCGGAAAACGGCTACTTCAAAGTGCCCGAGCTTCCCGGCCTCGGCCAGGAACTCAACGACGCCATTGTGAAAGAATACCTGGCGTGCACGATCAAATAG
- a CDS encoding putative transcription regulator protein (Evidence 3 : Function proposed based on presence of conserved amino acid motif, structural feature or limited homology), which yields MDITFERPQPLAKLVSDKLRTAIVEGAFSMGQPLSENMLAKLFNISKTPIKHALTELRNEGIVEIIPQKGTYVFTVTSEDVAQLCDMREILEAKALQTAYEKNKTQMLCTLEAIYNMMLKTREAHDTIEYLRLDSSYHQAIMDLSKNPYLINGYKGISVKTRAILFHLADSPLDHKDRFEEHGDILQNLKDGNLKKAVSIIQKHVQRLARVDFSRLEDFGARNMALLSQAFL from the coding sequence ATGGACATAACGTTCGAACGCCCGCAACCGTTGGCGAAACTGGTATCCGACAAGTTGCGGACAGCCATCGTTGAAGGCGCTTTTTCCATGGGGCAGCCTTTGTCCGAGAACATGCTGGCAAAACTTTTCAATATCAGCAAAACGCCGATAAAGCACGCGCTGACGGAACTCCGCAACGAGGGGATCGTCGAGATTATCCCGCAAAAGGGAACGTATGTTTTCACGGTGACCTCGGAAGACGTGGCCCAATTGTGCGACATGCGCGAAATCCTGGAGGCAAAAGCCCTGCAGACCGCCTATGAGAAAAACAAAACGCAGATGCTCTGCACCCTCGAAGCGATCTACAACATGATGCTCAAAACGCGGGAAGCCCATGATACCATTGAGTACCTCCGCCTGGATTCCTCGTATCACCAGGCCATCATGGATCTTTCCAAAAATCCGTACCTCATCAACGGGTACAAGGGCATTTCCGTTAAAACACGGGCCATCTTGTTCCACCTGGCCGATTCCCCCCTCGACCATAAAGACAGGTTCGAAGAGCACGGCGACATTTTGCAAAACCTGAAAGACGGCAATCTCAAAAAAGCCGTCTCAATCATACAAAAGCACGTCCAACGGCTCGCGCGCGTGGACTTTTCGCGTCTGGAAGATTTCGGCGCCCGCAATATGGCCCTTCTGTCACAGGCCTTCCTGTAA
- a CDS encoding hypothetical protein (Evidence 5 : No homology to any previously reported sequences) — MQKRQALSQAEVMSNRVNPKNTPEAVRKSTNTLIGRYNRL, encoded by the coding sequence GTGCAGAAGCGCCAGGCCCTGTCACAGGCCGAAGTCATGAGCAACCGGGTCAACCCCAAAAATACGCCGGAAGCCGTGCGTAAATCCACCAATACGCTCATCGGCAGGTACAACAGATTATAA
- a CDS encoding exported hypothetical protein (Evidence 5 : No homology to any previously reported sequences), producing the protein MRAGAHGLPRPARVSPVFPRDTMNSMKKIRLILFLLVIAASGCGPSGRHAGTSAEQEVAQAVHTYFTHYKGRDFREIDHGYLSGDLSSLLQQSMDREQREIVKTAKSAYPTDKPFIMEGDLFSSLYEGADAMRIRSIHITSGTATVDVLFSHTERQHTTEWNDCLLLVQENGWKVDNVIFKSGYAGMKSTKDTLREYIHAKEE; encoded by the coding sequence ATGCGGGCCGGGGCTCACGGTCTGCCCCGGCCCGCCCGCGTGAGCCCCGTATTCCCGCGGGACACGATGAACAGCATGAAAAAAATACGTCTCATACTCTTCCTCCTTGTGATAGCGGCGAGCGGTTGCGGCCCGTCCGGCAGGCATGCCGGAACATCGGCCGAGCAAGAAGTGGCGCAAGCCGTGCACACGTATTTTACCCACTATAAAGGCCGGGATTTCCGGGAGATCGATCACGGTTACCTTTCCGGGGACTTATCCTCGCTGCTGCAACAAAGCATGGACCGCGAACAACGGGAAATTGTAAAAACGGCAAAGAGCGCGTACCCGACCGACAAGCCGTTCATCATGGAAGGTGATCTGTTTTCGAGCCTGTACGAGGGTGCCGACGCCATGCGGATACGCTCCATACATATAACGTCCGGTACGGCAACGGTGGATGTGCTGTTTTCACACACGGAGCGGCAACACACGACGGAGTGGAACGATTGCCTGCTGCTGGTGCAAGAGAACGGCTGGAAAGTGGACAACGTCATCTTCAAATCGGGCTATGCCGGGATGAAAAGCACGAAAGACACGTTACGGGAATATATTCACGCCAAAGAAGAATGA
- a CDS encoding exported hypothetical protein (Evidence 5 : No homology to any previously reported sequences): protein MTKTGLAACFALALVLVLSTARPAPAGERGNGAAKTQEESYTLNDAFYDKNNSYVILFNVITGELDDAVNHYFDSIGEEEYLPEKEGFRYQPFSFSSAAGRAITEAAAFPGKEPKLLIDPSVAAIQPVAKKVWDLLIEADAYYAGKAYTGDNFAKGKELHAVIDAATDELWPLLEVFHEHIDRMGELVIAQEIQDRLAEKYFISAAMMQTMTRSKAVLFWLNRQGIGDSNIRELDVKAFRVPYDALAQALAELEAAAKKNSALQEGLRATEVQSFIGAATKLKMCAANMITLVQNAAKKKPGAGVPGNELPSDYADQLSALIGIYNTIFK from the coding sequence ATGACCAAGACCGGTCTTGCCGCCTGTTTCGCCCTCGCACTGGTGCTCGTGCTTTCCACGGCCCGCCCCGCGCCGGCCGGAGAGCGCGGGAACGGTGCCGCGAAAACGCAAGAGGAATCCTACACGCTGAACGATGCTTTCTACGACAAGAACAACAGCTACGTTATCCTTTTCAATGTCATCACGGGGGAGCTGGATGACGCGGTCAACCATTACTTCGACAGCATCGGCGAAGAAGAGTACCTTCCGGAGAAAGAGGGGTTCCGGTATCAGCCGTTCTCCTTCTCGAGCGCGGCCGGGCGGGCGATAACCGAGGCGGCCGCTTTTCCGGGCAAGGAGCCGAAACTGCTTATAGACCCTTCTGTTGCAGCCATACAGCCGGTCGCGAAAAAGGTATGGGATCTCCTGATCGAAGCTGATGCGTATTACGCCGGAAAGGCTTACACTGGCGACAACTTCGCCAAGGGAAAGGAACTGCACGCCGTTATCGATGCGGCCACCGACGAGCTTTGGCCGCTCCTTGAAGTTTTCCACGAGCACATCGACCGCATGGGCGAACTGGTCATCGCCCAGGAAATACAAGACAGGCTGGCGGAAAAATATTTCATCAGCGCCGCCATGATGCAGACGATGACGCGCAGCAAGGCGGTCCTCTTCTGGCTTAACAGGCAGGGGATAGGGGACAGCAACATCCGCGAACTCGACGTCAAGGCGTTCCGGGTTCCATACGATGCGCTCGCTCAGGCGCTCGCCGAGCTTGAGGCGGCGGCGAAAAAAAACTCGGCGTTGCAGGAAGGATTGCGCGCGACGGAAGTGCAGTCTTTCATCGGCGCTGCGACAAAACTGAAAATGTGCGCCGCGAATATGATTACCCTGGTGCAAAATGCCGCCAAAAAGAAACCGGGGGCGGGGGTGCCCGGGAACGAACTGCCGAGTGATTACGCCGACCAGCTCAGCGCGCTGATCGGTATATACAATACGATTTTCAAATAA
- the FadB gene encoding 3-hydroxyacyl-CoA dehydrogenase: protein MTMRFSTAAVIGSGIMGHGIALVCARGGVPVTLVDISKDALRAAEQKFRASMMQLVASGMAPADSPERVLAAVRYSSDMEEGVKDADIVFEAVPEKLALKESVYGQLDAFCKPETVFASNTSGIPINTLAALTKRPENFAGTHFFMPAHLIPLVEVIQGDKTATGVIDALMSFLTKLGKSPVHVRVDIPGFIANRLQHALAREAMSLVEKGVASAEDVDMVVKTSLAVRLLFTGPIEQRDFNGLDTHLSIAEYLYPDLENSTVPLLILTEKVRAGNCGIKSGKGFFDWTQEDLAGVAARKNSQLIQVLTLLKNA, encoded by the coding sequence ATGACCATGCGCTTTTCCACCGCGGCGGTGATCGGTTCCGGCATTATGGGGCACGGCATAGCGCTTGTCTGCGCGCGCGGCGGCGTTCCCGTTACGCTGGTGGATATCAGCAAGGACGCGCTTCGCGCGGCGGAACAGAAGTTCCGCGCGTCCATGATGCAGCTTGTGGCATCCGGCATGGCTCCGGCGGACAGTCCGGAACGCGTTCTTGCCGCTGTCCGGTACAGCAGCGATATGGAAGAGGGCGTCAAGGACGCGGATATCGTGTTCGAAGCGGTGCCGGAAAAACTCGCCTTGAAGGAATCCGTCTACGGGCAACTGGATGCGTTCTGCAAACCGGAAACGGTGTTCGCCAGCAATACGTCGGGCATTCCCATCAACACGCTGGCGGCCTTGACCAAACGGCCGGAAAACTTTGCGGGCACGCACTTTTTCATGCCCGCGCACCTGATCCCGCTGGTGGAAGTGATCCAGGGCGACAAAACAGCCACCGGGGTCATCGACGCGCTGATGTCTTTTTTGACAAAACTGGGCAAATCCCCCGTACATGTCCGGGTGGATATTCCCGGGTTCATCGCCAACCGCCTCCAGCATGCGCTGGCCCGCGAGGCCATGAGCCTTGTGGAAAAGGGCGTGGCGTCCGCCGAGGACGTGGATATGGTGGTCAAAACCAGCCTTGCCGTGCGGTTGCTGTTCACCGGCCCTATTGAGCAGCGCGACTTCAACGGGTTGGACACGCACCTCTCCATTGCGGAGTATCTGTACCCTGACCTTGAGAACAGCACTGTCCCGTTGCTCATTCTTACAGAAAAGGTCAGGGCCGGAAATTGCGGCATAAAAAGCGGCAAAGGATTTTTTGACTGGACGCAGGAGGATCTCGCCGGGGTTGCCGCCCGTAAGAACAGCCAACTCATCCAGGTGCTTACGTTGCTTAAAAACGCTTGA
- a CDS encoding Chlorophyll synthesis pathway, bchC (fragment): MLLLGLPNKEVSFPFADAIRSEISIITSYTSGWDDYEKSLALIDAGVLNIKPLLSYYPVEKAGQAFKDAVSKVAVKPVLQFVAA; the protein is encoded by the coding sequence ATGCTGCTTCTGGGGCTTCCCAACAAGGAAGTGAGCTTCCCCTTTGCCGACGCCATCCGGAGCGAAATATCCATCATCACCAGCTACACCTCGGGTTGGGACGACTACGAAAAATCCCTCGCGCTCATTGACGCCGGCGTACTGAACATCAAGCCGCTCCTGTCTTACTACCCGGTCGAAAAAGCCGGGCAGGCCTTTAAAGACGCAGTGAGCAAGGTTGCGGTCAAACCTGTGTTGCAGTTCGTGGCTGCATAA